One part of the Cinclus cinclus chromosome 20, bCinCin1.1, whole genome shotgun sequence genome encodes these proteins:
- the LOC134052216 gene encoding protein CD300H-like, with protein MRIFLVWILFPGGWAVTGPRQVTVEQGSSLAMSCSYKPHYKLNSKYWCRKNSSWFCLTYIIQTNGSEVTVTQDRVSIRDDHTANSFTVTLSSVTLADAGWYSCGVKRKVGMKWWHSTKVMVSAAVSNTTEDSNTSPLTTNPLCPRGCGEPPELSQLSVILLLLLSIKVPTALAVVCGAVWVRSRGRSHDQENLQLLETSSSSRLPTEDNLY; from the exons ATGAGGATTTTCCTGGTTTGGATCCTTTTCC cagGTGGCTGGGCAGTGACAGGCCCCAGGCAGGTGACAGTGGAGCAGGGCAGCTCACTGGCAATGTCCTGCAGCTACAAGCCACACTACAAGCTCAACTCCAAGTACTGGTGTCGCAAAAACTCCTCCTGGTTTTGCTTGACCTACATCATCCAAACCAATGGCtcagaggtgacagtgacacaggacAGGGTGTCCATCAGGGACGACCACACAGCAAATTCATTCACAGTGACACTGAGCAGTGTCACACTGGCAGATGCAGGCTGGTACTCCTGCGGGGTGAAGAGGAAAGTGGGGATGAAGTGGTGGCACAGCACCAAAGTGATGGTCAGTGCAG CTGTTTCAAACACAACCGAGGACAGCAACACGAGCCCGTTGACCACCAATCCTCTGTgccccaggggctgtggggagccTCCAGAGCT GTCCCAGCTCAGTGTCatcttgctgcttctgctcagCATCAAGGTACCCACGGCACTGGCTGTGGTGTGTGGGGCAGTCTGGGTGAGGAGCCGGGGCAGGAGCCATGACCAGGAAAACCTGCAGCTCTTGGAAACATCTAGCAGCAGCAGG CTGCCAACTGAAGACAATTTGTATTAA
- the LOC134052087 gene encoding CMRF35-like molecule 8, which produces MELVPLLAWALLPGCGAVMGPGEVWGPLGGSLSVTCRYKPGQEKLPKYWCRPSTLINYCIVNKIITSESDPEVLRGRLSIRDNRTDQAFTVTVDGLSKEDEGTFFCGVKTGLFQYDDRAAVKVIVYSASSTLSSMTCTTTMSSDLAVSVTGRTQTISQGEIVQPTTNLSTPQVLNVVEHILTPAVVVVLFLLVVAAGVLVVLTRKKKSLPGTDIEMDRTHSMSPTDTEALNYADINHDMGVAGSQYSNAEAVRSLEMTPMEHVEARQSAQPLEEEGKALYAKVQKPMPQQEQIYANVPSASRPSEELFSTVLGR; this is translated from the exons ATGGAGCTCGTGCCTCTGCTGGCCTGGGCGCTGCTTCCAG gcTGCGGAGCAGTGATGGGACCCGGCGAAGTGTGGGGACCCCTGGGGGGTTCCCTGTCGGTCACCTGCAGGTACAAGCCCGGCCAAGAGAAGTTGCCGAAATACTGGTGCAGACCAAGCACACTTATTAATTACTGTATTGTTAACAAAATCATTACCTCGGAGTCGGATCCCGAGGTGCTGCGGGGCCGGCTCTCCATCCGAGACAACCGCACAGACCAGGCATTCACAGTGACCGTGGATGGTCTGTCCAAGGAAGATGAGGGCACCTTCTTCTGTGGGGTGAAAACGGGACTATTTCAGTATGATGACAGAGCTGCTGTAAAGGTGATCGTGTACTCAG CTTCTTCCACCCTCTCATCAATGACCTGCACCACCACCATGTCCTCTGATCTTGCTGTCTCTGTAACAGGCCGCACACAGACAATTTCCCAGGGGGAAATTGTGCAACCAACAACAAACCTCTCCACCCCTCAAGT TTTGAACGTGGTTGAGCACATCCTCACTCCGGCTGTCGTTGTGGTTCTTTTTTTGCTTGTAGTGGCTGCTGGTGTTCTGGTAGTACTCACCAGGAAGAAGAAGT cccttcctggcACAGACATAGAGATGGACAGGACTCACAGCATGTCACCTACA GACACAGAAGCCTTGAACTACGCGGACATTAACCACGACATGGGCGTGGCTGGGAGCCAGTACAGCAATGCCGAGGCTGTCCGCTCCCTGGAAATGACCCCGATGGAGCACGTAGAGGCCAGGCAGAGTGCTCAG cctttggaagaggaaggaaaggcattATATGCCAAAGTGCAGAAGCCCAtgccacagcaggagcagatctACGCCAACGTGCCATCAGCTTCACGGCCCAGTGAAGAGCTCTTCAGCACAGTGTTGGGGAGATGA
- the XYLT2 gene encoding xylosyltransferase 2, whose translation MVAGGRARKLVRRYRLAAATALAILLLQGLVLWSSAGLDEEGPAKVCREKGQQKKAGFPESSDGSKDSDSSAGRRSSTSRKHGRWRGRPDSPGAMVSKVVRAVTARHKPGWRLPAMLDSSRRRNLTELRGEAQLAIFQQGDTGSVEGAPQPTDNSFTPKCEITGKDALSALARASSKQCQQEIANVVCLHRAGSLMPQSVPRHCQLSGKVSPVIQWDESRLQQGAPSKPVRIAYMLVVHGRAIRQLKRLIKAVYHQQHFFYIHVDKRSSYLHREVVELARHYPNIRVTPWRMVTIWGGASLLKMYLRSMKDLLELSEWPWDFFINLSATDYPTRTNDELVMFLSKYRDKNFLKSHGRDNARFIKKQGLDRLFHECDSHMWRLGERHIPEGIVVDGGSDWFSLTRSFVEYVVYADDQLVSQLRQFYTYTLLPAESFFHTVLENSHACETLVDNNLRVTNWNRKLGCKCQYKHIVDWCGCSPNDFKPQDFLRLQQLSRPTFFARKFESTVNQEVLDILDTHLYGSYPANTPALKAYWENVYDRVDGLSGLSDVTLTFYTAFSRLGLHKASSTPATKADKLCRFEPRGFPSSVHLYFYDDRFQGYLVMQEVQNLATGQAESLEVWMMPQGALKLLGHGGQANRLQNLEVGTEWDPKERLFRNFGGLMGPFDEPVAMQKWSRGPNLTATVVWIDPTYIIAASYDITVDAEAEFTQYKPPLNHPLRPGIWTIRLLQFWEPLGENQFLVVPQTFNRKQPLRKDDSDWLHGGPPHNEYMDQNFQGLGGILNLPRSEAAEEDAVRKARLTGKELEDWADAAISTFWSAANVCVSSPSACASLEICSKTSWSSLSPDPKSELGPVKPDGRLR comes from the exons ATGGTGGCCGGCGGGCGGGCTCGGAAGCTGGTGCGGCGCTACCGGCTGGCGGCCGCCACAGCTCTAGCCAttctcctgctccaggggctCGTCCTCTGGAGCTCCGCCGGTCTCGACGAGGAGGGCCCGGCCAAGGTGTGCCGCGAGAAGGGA cagcagaaaaaagcTGGATTTCCTGAGAGCAGCGACGGCTCCAAGGACTCGGACAGCTCTGCTGGGCGCCGCAGCAGCACCAGCCGGAAGCACGGCCGATGGCGGGGCCGGCCAGACAGCCCCGGGGCCATGGTGTCCAAGGTGGTGAGAGCCGTCACGGCCAGGCACAAACCAGGATGGAGGCTGCCAGCCATGCTGGACTCCTCCAGACGCAGGAACCTGACAGAGCTGCGCGGGGAGGCCCAGCTGGCCATCTTCCAGCAGGGTGACACGGGCAGCGTGGAGGGGGCTCCCCAGCCCACTGACAACAGTTTCACTCCCAAGTGCGAGATCACGGGCAAAGACGCCCTGTCAGCGCTGGCCCGGGCCAGCAGCAAACAGTGCCAACAGGAGATTGCCAATGTGGTGTGTCTGCACCGGGCTGGCAGCCTCATGCCCCAGTCCGTGCCTCGCCACTGCCAGCTCTCAG GCAAGGTCAGCCCTGTGATCCAGTGGGATGAAAGCCGGCTGCAGCAGGGGGCCCCCAGCAAGCCCGTGCGCATTGCCTACATGCTGGTGGTGCATGGCAGGGCCATCCGCCAGCTGAAGCGGCTCATCAAGGCTGTGTACCACCAGCAGCACTTCTTCTACATTCATGTTGACAAG CGCTCCAGCTACCTCCATCGCGAGGTTGTGGAGCTGGCCCGGCACTACCCCAACATCCGTGTGACACCCTGGCGCATGGTGACCATCTGGGGAGGTGCCAGCCTGCTGAAGATGTACCTGCGTAGCATGAAGGACCTGCTGGAACTGTCTGAGTGGCCCTGGGACTTCTTCATCAACTTGAGTGCTACTGACTACCCCACGAG GACCAATGATGAACTGGTGATGTTCCTGTCCAAATACCGAGATAAGAACTTCCTGAAGTCACATGGTCGAGACAATGCCAG GTTTATCAAGAAGCAGGGCCTGGACCGCTTGTTTCACGAGTGTGACTCCCACATGTGGCGACTGGGTGAACGGCACATCCCCGAGGGCATTGTGGTGGACGGGGGCTCTGACTGGTTCTCGCTGACTCGAAGCTTTGTGGAATATGTGGTCTATGCTGATGACCAGCTGGTGTCCCAGCTGCGCCAGTTCTACACCTACACACTCCTGCCAGCTGAG TCCTTCTTCCACACGGTCCTGGAGAACAGCCATGCCTGCGAGACGCTGGTCGATAACAACCTCCGTGTGACCAACTGGAACCGGAAGCTGGGCTGTAAGTGCCAATATAAACACATAGTCGACTGGTGCGGGTGCTCCCCAAATGACTTCAAACCCCAGGACTTCCTTCGGCTACAG CAACTCTCCAGACCCACCTTCTTCGCCCGCAAGTTTGAGTCGACGGTGAATCAGGAGGTGCTGGATATCCTGGACACGCACCTTTACGGCAGCTACCCCGCCAACACCCCGGCCCTCAAGGCCTACTGGGAAAACGTCTATGACCGTGTTGATGGGCTCAGTGGTCTCAGCGATGTCACCCTCACCTTCTATacagccttctccaggctggggcTCCACAAAGCCTCATCCACACCGGCAACCAAGGCTGACAAGCTCTGCAG ATTTGAGCCTCGAGGCTTCCCCTCCAGTGTGCACTTATATTTCTATGATGACCGTTTCCAGGGTTACCTGGTGATGCAGGAAGTGCAGAATTTGGCAACTGGGCAGGCAGAGTCCTTGGAGGTGTGGATGATGCCCCAAGGAGCTCTGAAGCTGTTAGGTCATGGAGGGCAGGCCAACCGCCTGCAAAACCTTGAG GTGGGCACAGAGTGGGACCCCAAGGAAAGACTCTTCCGCAATTTTGGAGGCTTGATGGGGCCTTTTGACGAGCCGGTGGCCATGCAGAAGTGGTCACGGGGCCCCAACCTGACGGCCACGGTGGTTTGGATTGACCCTACGTACATCATTGCCGCCTCCTACGACATCACAGTGGATGCtgaggcagagttcacccagtACAAGCCCCCCCTCAACCACCCCTTGCGCCCTGGCATCTGGACCATCCGCCTCCTCCAGTTCTGGGAGCCTCTGGGGGAGAACCAGTTCCTGGTGGTGCCTCAGACCTTCAACCGCAAGCAGCCTCTCAGGAAAG ATGACAGCGACTGGCTGCATGGTGGCCCTCCCCACAACGAGTACATGGACCAGAACTTCCAGGGCCTGGGTGGGATCCTCAACCTGCCACGATCTGAGGCGGCAGAGGAGGATGCGGTGCGGAAGGCACGGCTGACAGGGAAAGAACTGGAGGACTGGGCAGATGCTGCCATCAGCACCTTCTGGTCTGCAGCAAATGTCTGTGTCAGCAGCCCCTCTGCCTGCGCTTCCCTGGAGATCTGCAGCAAAACGTCCTGGAGCTCGCTctccccagaccccaaatcAGAACTGGGGCCTGTCAAACCTGACGGGCGGCTGAGgtag
- the MRPL27 gene encoding large ribosomal subunit protein bL27m isoform X2 has translation MMFFFSPNPVLITRHTSLVAVRWASKKSGGSSKNLGGRSPGKRHGFKKVEGAFVHAGNILATQRLIRWHPGAHVGMGRNKTLYALEDGIVRYTKEVFVPPPRSSESRDVICQLPKGAVLYKTFISVVPTAEVGSFRLVTML, from the exons atgatgttttttttttctcctaaccCAGTTCTAATCACTCGGCATACAAGCCTGGTTGCTGTCAGATGGGCTTCTAAGAAAAGTGGGGGCAGCTCGAAAAACCTCGGTGGCCGCAGCCCTGGGAAACGCCATGGGTTCAAAAAAGTCGAAG GTGCATTTGTCCATGCAGGAAACATTTTGGCGACGCAGCGGTTGATCCGCTGGCATCCCGGTGCTCAC gtggggatgggccGTAACAAGACACTGTATGCCCTGGAGGACGGGATTGTGAGATACACCAAAGAGGTCTTCGTGCCCCCACCCCGCAGCAGCGAGAGCAGGGATGTGATCTGCCAGCTGCCCAAAGGAGCAGTCCTTTATAAAACTTTTATCAGTGTTGTCCCTACTGCAGAGGTAGGAAGCTTCAGACTCGTCACCATGCTGTGA
- the MRPL27 gene encoding large ribosomal subunit protein bL27m isoform X3, producing the protein MAALGRQFLITRHTSLVAVRWASKKSGGSSKNLGGRSPGKRHGFKKVEGAFVHAGNILATQRLIRWHPGAHVGMGRNKTLYALEDGIVRYTKEVFVPPPRSSESRDVICQLPKGAVLYKTFISVVPTAEVGSFRLVTML; encoded by the exons ATGGCGGCGCTGGGACGGCAGT TTCTAATCACTCGGCATACAAGCCTGGTTGCTGTCAGATGGGCTTCTAAGAAAAGTGGGGGCAGCTCGAAAAACCTCGGTGGCCGCAGCCCTGGGAAACGCCATGGGTTCAAAAAAGTCGAAG GTGCATTTGTCCATGCAGGAAACATTTTGGCGACGCAGCGGTTGATCCGCTGGCATCCCGGTGCTCAC gtggggatgggccGTAACAAGACACTGTATGCCCTGGAGGACGGGATTGTGAGATACACCAAAGAGGTCTTCGTGCCCCCACCCCGCAGCAGCGAGAGCAGGGATGTGATCTGCCAGCTGCCCAAAGGAGCAGTCCTTTATAAAACTTTTATCAGTGTTGTCCCTACTGCAGAGGTAGGAAGCTTCAGACTCGTCACCATGCTGTGA
- the MRPL27 gene encoding large ribosomal subunit protein bL27m isoform X1, whose translation MAALGRQFLITRHTSLVAVRWASKKSGGSSKNLGGRSPGKRHGFKKVEGAFVHAGNILATQRLIRWHPGAHVRPFLSLWFSENSCLPQSPTLTASSLSVSFLMFIPVFCGISHRAAPVFVGLREGLQVMSIPEHFCDLTWALVLQAGMGVSCLILSTIANWLLEAGCVILYLKIKQQMLLKHLKDIKQGRPMIRSA comes from the exons ATGGCGGCGCTGGGACGGCAGT TTCTAATCACTCGGCATACAAGCCTGGTTGCTGTCAGATGGGCTTCTAAGAAAAGTGGGGGCAGCTCGAAAAACCTCGGTGGCCGCAGCCCTGGGAAACGCCATGGGTTCAAAAAAGTCGAAG GTGCATTTGTCCATGCAGGAAACATTTTGGCGACGCAGCGGTTGATCCGCTGGCATCCCGGTGCTCACGTAAggccttttctctctctttggtTCTCAGAGAACAGCTGTCTCCCCCAGAGTCCCACACTCACTGCCtcctctctttctgtctcattCTTAATGTTCATCCCTGTGTTCTGTGGTATTAGTCACAGAGCAGCACCTGTGTTTGTGGGGCTCAGGGAAGGTCTGCAAGTAATGAGTATCCCAGAACACTTCTGTGACCTGACTTGGGCACTTGTGCTTCAGGCTGGAATGGGTGTCTCATGTCTCATACTGAGCACCATTGCAAACTGGTTGCTGGAAGCAGGTTGtgtgattttatatttaaaaataaagcaacagaTGCTGTTGAAGCATCTCAAGGATATCAAACAAGGCAGACCAATGATCAGATCTGCTTGA